AACACTGGAAGAAAACTTGTTTCTTGGGCCTGTAAGATTCGCTAAACATGCCGACAGTAGACACTAAGAAGATGAAAATTCGTCATATTAAAATAGCGAGCTCCTGTGATGACGGTCTAACTTAGTCACCTCTCAACTTAgcttaatataaaattgaaatcgCTTTAATACAGTCGCTGCACTTTCAACAATTGCATCAACGATTTCACTCAGCACGcagacaaaataataaaacacgGAGAAAGAGAAAATAAAGTCAGATGAAAATCTGAATGCGGGAAAAGTAAGCAAATGCAACGACTAAGTAAAATAATTGCATCACTTAAAAGTAAATCAACAAGATATGAGAGTTGTTAGCCACGCTAGCAAATAGCAGGTGAGAGAAGACAAATGCGAGACGACAGACGGCAGTCCGCAGACATGCTGGGGCTGTAGCAAGCGACTGAAGGCCTTTGAAATATCGCAAGTGCCACAAGGAATCTCCTCGGATGAGTGTAAGACGTTGCCTACAAAGCCACCGCAAACCAAAGTCACTTAAAACGAAGCAGAAATTGCTTTTTACCCACacttatgcacacacacacacaaatatgtacTTTGGCAAATGCACAGAAACGCCGCGACATTTTATTCACCTGCCACATAGCTTTCAACGCGTTCGTGCGCTGATAAACACCAACAACTATTTGCATAGAAATACGCCGAGAAAACACCGGCGGAAAAGTGAAACCAAATTCTTGGCAAATAACTACAAGTGCCTGAGCACGGGTATCTACATAACGGTttccacatacacatacatttagcAGTTGTTCGTTTGTATGCGAAAACGTAAACATGCAACAGCATTGCTGAATATTGTGACTGGCGCTTTGGCAGTACTTTCAATATCATACCCGCTATGAAGCAAGCAGTTGGCAGTGTCAAAGTGTTATGCGGCATGCTACCTATCCATGTGCAGGCGCCTCGCTAAGAAGGTGCCAAGAAGCAGCCATTTACTGTTACATGCAACAAATAGCTAAACATGTAAAGTGTTCGTGTGGCACATTCCTCTCATGACGCATATTATATAGAATGCAACAAATACGTGTTAACATACCAACGTACATGTGTACATTCTGATATGCTTGCAAATATTCACACCATTATGTATATGTGGTAGTTTCGCAGACATAAAGGATGTTTCGTGGAAGACGGTactaacataaaattaattaatatatttttttcgatttcgttggctaaataactaaaaatccGGTAAAAGCTTCTAGCTGATCCACTTCCCAATGACTCTGTTCTACGGACCCATAAAACATATCTGGTATATGCTCTTTCTTGCAATAGAACTGTGACTTCAAAAAATGCCTCTCCCGTTTCAAGTCTCTGTTGGTAAGATCTTCAAGAAAAAACATCGTTACACATCAATTATAATCATTTGGACTTGGTTTGCTACTTTAGAATCATGCTCTCCGCGGCTTGTAAGGATTGAGGTGAAAAACTTGACTTGAAGGCTATAATACACTACCAATGTCATTGTAAATAGAACTTTATGTAGGAATATCATCTGATAAAGTGTTatccggactgacaaaaaactttttattatcgttttcaaaataggctcctttgATCCAATACAAGCATGCTAACGCTATATAAAATtatccatacacttgttataagcctcccCTGGAACGGCCTTCAGTGCCTTTAGCGAATAACTTTTAATGGGTGCATGACACGTTTCCCAAGTGGATTTCGTCCTCATCTTCGAAAACCGATAAATGTCAAAACGATGACTCTCGTTTGTTGTTTGGCCAAAAAGTTAGTTACAATCTTACTATATACCAATATCTATGACTGTTTTCCAGTTTGATTTTCATTACATCGAAATCATTCTCTACCATTAGAACTCCAATTTTCCAATAAGTCTGCTATTATGTTCAGTACACTCTCGTAGCATTTTTTCTGGGTCGAAGTGCAAAATTTCCTTGACCAAACCGCAAGTATTTGGATAGCAATTTCAGTATCATGTTTTACTACTAAAAGTCGTAGTCACTATATTAGTTAGCTAACATCGATTTATGCCATTTGGGTAAACCCTTTAACGACTGCCTGAATGCCAACAAACAGTTATCCTTGGCGTAATGCAGTGACgcgataaaaagtattttgtaaTGTGTTACAAGTTGGTTACATGTGTTTCGACTGCTTGTCTGCACTTGCAGCTAAGCATATGTTTGCTTTACGGTGTCTTGTAATTTGTCCGCATATTTGCTAGCAAATTGTCACTTTCAAATGGCAAAGCCACGAGGTAGAAATGAAGGAAACACGAGCAGTAAGCTTAGCGTGCTGTGCAAATTGTGtgttgttttttgctttagTATTATTTTGGTCGCTTATGTACGAGCGTACATCAAACGTGAAGTATTTCTAAGATCCTGATTCATAATAAAGCGAAAAAGACTGACTCCGGAATCTTGATCTACTCGAAATTCAGCTGCATCTATCTAACAGTCCCAAATACAGGCACAAGGTATGTTTACAGATCGCATTTCTCTCTCTTCTTAGTCTTCTGCAGTTCGCCTTGGTCTGAACTAACAATGGCCGGGCAATCTAGTATGATtttgtgttattgtttttgttattcacCTCTTGGAAAAGCAAACCAGAGGCGTTGCGGGTTCTCACTAATAgaaatgaaacaagaaaaaacttcgactacaccgaagctatcatacccttcacaaataccaaAAATTTCTGGCAAAAactttgatcaatcagtttgtattgcagctaacATATATGCATAACTACCTTAGCCAATAACCAATTTGTCATGGGTTatttaaattgttcagatcgagtcactgtaacatatagctgccatacaaactgattgagcaaagttcttgtaaagaatttttatatatgtaaagagtattttagcttcggtgcagtcgaagttaacgttttttcttgatttcGTTATCACACCTTTGTTTTTTAGCAACACCATTGTTTTGTTCAATGCTTGAAATGATTTTtaaggtttaatttttttatggacatttggcattttactctttttattttttgaactttGAATACATCttaatgtttagaaatatataaaaaaattgtaacttttaatataattgagATAAACTGTTCTATCTTTTAAGTTAGCCACAGTGTgctaaatttgattaaaatcggttcagtagctTAGAAGTTAACTACGGACAAAACGTGATACGTAaacttttatatacaatatattggtaAGAGCTTCAAATAATCGATAAAAGTATTGAAGTTCAATCCAATAAATTATACAGAATTAATCGAAAAACTTGACTTGGCCTTGTACCAAACCAGCACATTCATCTTATGACAACCACAGCAAATCCCGTTTAGTTGATAAATCGCTGCCACCTACACGTTTCGCATTAAAAGCTTTCAagatttaaaagtttattttaaattatttttcattgtttAGGTAAAATACTTTCAAGCGCTTTATACTTTCCACAGATGTTTTtagctttatttaaattttaatgaacaTAGTATTAATAGACACtgtttgtttacatatgtaactacttaaatatttaggtaaacatttaatttaacttgCAACTTAGTGGGATTATAAATACTCAGTTTAATTGCGAAAGTTTTGCcttttaatgaataaataagaTATGAAACGTAATCCTCGATTATTAAATTAGAACACAAATCAGCAATCACACATACTGATATACATAATGCATGTATTTAAGCTCTGCTATTCATTGCATTTATCTAAAGTTCATCAGATATTTATTTGATTGGCACTTTGTGTTTGttggaaatttattattaaaagtaagtgtaaataaatttgaaatataatatatgcagacaccgacatattcatatacttgtatattaaggatattcacatttgtatattttaatgtatttgTATGTCGAAAACTTCGAAGTATTGAATAAGTGATTTTGATTGCAATTCTATAAGGAAAAGCTAAGTCGTGAGTGATATGGATTGTTATATCTTTCATCATTTGAGGCTTAATTTCACTTATAACAGAAATACCTAGTGTGACAGTCGATTtcgagaattaaaaaaaaaactactgtaacaattgttttaaaattttgaggttatatgtatgtatttgtatatgttttaagaatatcacgtaaaattttttaagaaagaatttaaatattcgaCTTACACGGGATCTCCACGGCGCTAAACAATAATCGTCCACTGCTGCAGCGATTCCGGCTTTGTCCGTAGGTAAAACataagaaacaaaattatttgtataacatTGACTTACGGtcgaaaaaatccaaaattttgacaaaatggcggcatttaaaaaaagttgaattttacccaaaatttgtTTCGCTTTGTTCAGAGCAAAAACTGGTAAATTATTGCATGGAGAGCTATATACAGAATATGCCCAATAGATATGATAGTGATCTGTTAATTTCTAtccgagtaatcactcaagtaaattcgaaaaattttgagaaaaactcgtttaaataaaaactgatgGGGCTGATTAAACAGAGCGTATACATATTAGaaggctataaaaatattttgaattttaatttgcaatttaaaatttatcgatatatggaaaaattaaaaagtaatatatttacacaaaattgcATGGCTTAACGCACTGAGTGGTACTGGTCGTTATCAGTTGGAGAGATGAAGGTTCGAATCTAGATcatgatataaaaattaaagaacttattttttcttattgtagAATATGTTTTACTAAAGCTATGCCGAACCTCCTAAAGGATGGGGAAGCAGAAAAACATATTCTTTGACATAATTTGATTTTACTGACAAAATTGGTGCCATCGAGGACATAGGCATATAAAGATAAGATATAGAATGATACGATCTTCCAACCTTCCCATAACAAGATTAATTTTCGATTAACAATAAACTTCAGTCTCTGCGATTTCTTTTTTAGCGATCATTCTCTTATCTTCTGAGTATAGGAAAAAGTCACTGAGGTCCAGATTCGGACAATATAATACTTGCGGACGTAATTTAGTTCAGTTCCGCATACTCAGTTTGTTCTTTCgtataccaaaattttaaataatattatataattatttaatatctttatagtaGCACTTATCTCAATTAGCTTCATTTTTCAGTCGTTTAAAATCATATTGTGAACTTATttgatgtattcatatgtaaGTTCCTCTTTCGGAATGTGTGCTTGGCCTGGCGCAAAACCCCTATAATACTCGGGAAGCCATTAGCAAGAGTGTTGCAGCAAAATTGTTCtcattggaaaatttttgagtttttcttGCGTAGTGTCTATTGAATGAAGTGAATGCATTACTTACTTGGCATTTATTAATAATTCTGCCAAGATTTTCCACAATTTCGCAGTACTATTACTGCAAGCAATTTAAAACATTGTCTCTCCACTGTAAAAAATcgtgaatataataataacaacaaaacgtaCAAGAATTTGAATAAGCTTTCCACTCGATAACGCGCAAATCCGCAACGCTTAACCcgcacaaaattttgtttactttagcTGCGAGAAATTCCCAAAATGCATTTTGGCAGCCCAGTAGCTGGCTTAACGTTGCTCTAAGCGGGTTGTTGACGTTTGCTGACGGTCTTGACGATTATTGCTCCTTTTCGCAAGATTCGCTATAAGTTTTACTTTTTTCCACCCATTTCCGCTGGTGGCTGCAACTCAGCATGCAACCATGTCGCTCTGTAATGGAAAATTCGTTGGAGAAAATTGGAAAGGGTGGCTACAGCTAAAAGAATGTTTGCGAAGGGTAAATGCAGTTAAATAAAATGGAGAAGCACTGAGAGTTATCCAAAAAATAGGAATTGGTATTTTCTCCAAAAATGTTTCAAAGTATTTATTTCTTTGAGATTCAGTTTATGATAAAACTGATCCAAAAACATATTGtaatacaattaaaaagaaattcatattTTGCCTTTAGTAATCTTTTGCGTTGTATAGTTGCGATCGGGTACGTTATATAGCTttagaaagataagatttcgCATCAATATAACTTCTTACACAGTTTTATCATTCCTGGACACAAGATTGTTTGAGAGTgtggaatataaaataaagctgAACTATTCCTGTAGTTATGTAGTCGATAATATATTGAATAACAACCAGCGTCGGACAACATTATTTACAGTTGACGATTTTCTTTAATAAGTTAAGTGTAAGCCTacaagttttattaatttatatgttcaaaaacagaaaatttgacAGTACGAGAGTTATTTCCATTTGACTGAgttattttcaattccataactgagtgtttttttttcgtattgTGACacttacaaaaatcaaaaaatcaatcatatatggtacatacaagtattttgaAAACATCACATTTTTTCTTAGAATTTTTGTAAGATCGATTGATTTAATTTCCGCTTATTCATTGTGAAAGTCAAAACACAATGTCGCGCAAAACCGTATGAAATACGTACGAATctacaaaacatattttcatattttctacttttagttCGGCGAAAAGAAAAAAAGCCACATATCGCGAGTCACTTATAACTTCGCGCTGAGCAAAGAAATCGAAAATGCAATGCTTTGGCGCCAATCGTTAGAACTTAGGGATAATGTACGTGGTAGAATTATAGATGTCACACCCAAGCTCATTGATACGGATACGAGATCAACGCTCCGTTTTCGCAGCATAGCGACCTATGCCGAAGATCTTATAAAACAAATGACGAAAAGTTCCAGCGTACAAAGTTTCAATAGTCGAAGAATAAGCATGAGTTCAGTGAAAGCGAAGTCCAGTACACGTCTGGGTCTGAAGCTTTCACTGGATGAAATCATACAAGCAATTGGGTCGAGCGGTTCGCTTCACGAAAATCATCATTATTACCATGATTATCATGAAATTACTTTTGCCAAGAGAGAACTGTTACCTTTTATAAAAGTGGTTTTGCGTAAATCGCCAGAATTCGTGTTATACAATCAAAACAGTTTTACAGCACCGAAAGGCAGTGAAGAAGCCGAAGCTGTCGAATATGACAATCGCATTTATGATTACCTAACAATAGGTAAGGGCAAAGTACGTCGGCGTTCCGATGCCGAAACGCAGACAGTTGGTGTGCTGTTGAAACCGCGCACTGTCAGTACAATTGCTAAGAAGTTCAGTGAAAAAGCGGCCTATGTATCATTTTTCGAAATGTTCGATACCTATCAACAATTACTCCAAACGACGACCGTACTCGGCGAACGCCACTCACTTAGTCCGGGCGTTTTAgatttaattgcaaaaaatccaaaattttcctATGCGGCCATGGTACTGGAACGTATATTGGCTAGCAATTGTTATCATCAGGGACAACGCCGTTATCGCAACATGAATATACCCACTAAAATGGACGCATATGCTGATTATAAATATTCGCTGAATCTTCTCTATCGCTTGATACAGCCTAAATTTCAAGGTGGTTTGGATAAGCGGCGTAAAGCTATTGCTGCTCTAAGTTTTTGTCATGGTAATGGTGATCTAATAGCCGTCGCATATGGTTTCTATTCCGACGCCTCAAAAGTAACCGTACCGAATGGTAACGTGTGCGTTTGGAGTATGAAGAATCCACAAAACCCGGAACGCATCTACAACTATCCAGTGCCGGTGTCAACAGTTGAGTTTTCACCATTTTTACCTTTTCTCATTGCCATTGGCCTATACGATGGCACAGTGCAAGTGCGGAACATAACAAAACCAGACTATCCGCCGGTTGCGATTTCGCAGCGTAGCGTTCTATTGAGCTGTGAACCTGTTACAGCTATTCAATGGATCCGTCAAACACAAGAGAACGCTGCCGAAGCAGATCCATTTTTAGCACTTACTCGTGATGGCAAAGTAGCGAAATTTCGCATTATACCGAGCCCGTATCTGTTGGGTATGCGTCAGATGGAGCTACTTCGTATCGAAGGCACTCCTGAGGGTttacaaaccaaaaatattattatgaatgAAGAAAAGTCGCTCAATTCGGGTCGTAGCGCTAGTGGTTTGCATCTAGTTATGCACCCCGTGCAAAGCGATATCTATTACATACTCACCGACGAAGGTTGCATACAGAAGTGCTCGTTGAATCACACACATAATTATTTGGAAATGTTGAAGGTACATGAGGGATCAGTTAACCATATGGATTTCTCGCCTTGGTCACCAAAACTGTTTTTAACCTGTGGTAATGATTGGTGAGTGTAGAGGAAGTTTGAAATAGATTAGGTGTGGTTTTCGAACAAACGagtatattttgcaaatatttaactttacttCATCGCTTGTTATTGAATTCAGCTCTtgaggggttaggggtagtcagaggcacgaaagaatgagaattttcagtaatttttttttgctattaaatcatgttattttacaaaagtagtaatacaGCATAAtgatacaatgttttgacttgaaatcaagagaatttaaaaaacagaaaaattaaacttccaaagttatagctgtctgtgttgacccagttccgaaaaaaggtccttgcggtgagaatcataagtccttggggattcatctaaaatcaatcggatgaaaaacattttataaatacataatcaaaaattaacaaaaggcggccttaggaaatttttttctagatttttggggaaaaatcaacagttaattggtcttaaaaaatcgaaattgttgaaaaaaaaaatctttcgatCAGGCACGAGTTtgttatgtattctaaaagctgtataaatttcattaaatgtgCTGAgcagttttcgagttacagttgtcactaGTTCGAAAAGTCTAGTTTagagaaaaatgcatttaaagtttcttgcagctgccgctagctacatgctcccgagcgctttgaagtgcccaaacgctctttgttatttgtcgaataactcaaaaagtaattatcggatcaaattgaaatttttagataatattttcaagatattacactttCAGGCCGTGTTCAAAGCAAAGACATTGAGATATATAATCATGTTCATCTACTTCGCCCTTATAAACAGTCTTTCTTCATGAATTCTTTCAGGTATATTtctctttgaatttttgggCGATTTTATAACTCTGATTcggaattttttgtaaattaaatcaGGGCCTAGGGGACTAGGAACCTAGGGGACTTAATTTTCAGTTCATAGACTATATACGAAAGCACTAAAGATAAAGCGAAAATTGagtatttttatgctttttgtaAACATAGCTAACTAAAAAGGGATGCttatagtttttataattttttatttatttttttttttttataaatttttatattctttttatagttttgaattttttgtttatttccagGACCATTCGCATTTGGCTTGAGGGTATTTTTCAGCCTCTAATAACACTTTGCGACCGATATATGCCAGTTCATTGTGCCATGTGGAGTCGCACTCATTCAACGGTTGTAATTGCTGTCAATCGCGAAACTATTGACATATGGGACTTACGACGAAATTTATTGAGCCCCATATCAACCACAAATATTGACTCTTCATTTCATACATTAGCAAAGtgagtaatattttaattaacaaaagaaTATAGATATATTACAATACCTTCAACACCCGATGGTTACACTATTCTAAGATAGTatagccacgaagtttgtaacttccagaaggaatcgtcggagaccctataatatgtataaatatatatgtgtatatataaatgatcagcgagcTGAGTACAGTCTGTACATACGccaactagtcccttagtttttaggATATCAATCAGAAGTTATGCACACGtcattttcttcccaagaagttACTTATACGTCGGAACCATCGATATAGGACCACtagagctgtcatacaaacatcGACCCtaaatccagttcttgtatcGAAAACTTTGATTAGATACATATTTCGAACATatagttcagatcggaccaatataggatatatctgccatataaactgatcgatctaaataaagataaagatcttcatataatatcgattttttattaAGTAGCCTTTATTCGACTTGAAGGGTGCTAATAACAAACAACATGGCTAAGAAGAACTTACAAAAcgttttccgttggatgcaagccgttaaacggttaggttttcAGATTAAGTTATACGAGTATTACATATTATTAGAGCTGTAGCAAATGCGCCGAAGATAaggtttttttcttattaaatctCATCTTCAATTGTGGGTGTGTCTCACATGTTCTAACCCTCCTGTTGGCTAATATATTCTGTGACTAACACTAAGTTTACCATTGATAGCCAATTATCACTAactagtataaaaatatatttgtctaATCTTTGCTGGGATCAAACCCACTTAGAGCtcagttatttttaatatagcCTTTTTCGATGAAATTTCGGTCGCTTATGCTTCAATTTACGAGCTTCCTAATAAGTTCATACCATAGATTTtccttttgtttatataaagttCAATAAAATTAGAGAGGGTTTGAGTTTTGTTATAAGCTCtttatgtacaaatacatacatacatatataaatggcaattcaaaacaatttcttttgtcAGAAATCGCTCTTAGAAACACAAATAGAATTTAATTTGTCAAATCGAGAATAATAGCTCTATTGATTTAAATACTACATTTTCTTAAAACATTCTTatcaagtttaaaaatttagtttttgcttACATCTGTAGTTCATACCTAAAACATCTTCTAAACGTAGATTGAGCTTATGCGGCCGATCGCTTGCTCTCGGCAATGAACGTGGCAACGTGCTGATGTGCAGCTTTGAACATATGCCCTTCGAATCCCATAATCAATACGCTGAGTTGGAGAAAGCGATCTACAACGCCATCAAATTATCACCGATTCTAATGCAAGATCTGAAGAACATTGGCTACTTTGGCTACAAAGCGGAGGATCCTCATTCCAAATCTACTTACTGCAAATATAAATGATTTCAACTCAAGCTCATATTTTGAATACTATTATTATCACATAATAATTTATCTTCTTGTATTTTTGTACGTACCTACTTGTAACGCGATGTTGAAAAcacgaaatataatattaatattttgtgtggAGCAAAAGTGTTTAATGTGATCTTGAGTCGGTTGAATTTGGTTGACTTCGATGGTAGTAGAAAAGAACGAATATCGGCTATCTCCGTAGTAAATATAAATAGCCTCAATTGAGGTAATATTCTGAGAGCTTTTACTTCACCAAAAACGGAACTGTCTCACAGTCAAATCAAAATCGTAAAACTTATATTCAGCATAGCACAACAGATGCCAAGTAGAACGAAAAGCAGAAACAGTTTATTCGAGTAAAGTCGTAATACGTAAATAATAAAGTATAGCGAGTGAAATTTATCTATTGGGTCCATAACTATATTCGCGCGTTACGCCAAGAGATGGTGTACCTTAAATATTATTCCACTgttacaatatttcaaaagtgaTTATTTTGACTTGGAAGACGGTAAACgttaatttcaaaacatttcaaTGCTGCCGGATACAttcaaaaatgagaaaattgGGTCAGATATATATTGAAGCCAAGATAAGCTGAAAGACGATTTTGCACGCCAAAAATATTGCTTGAACGTTACAAATA
The sequence above is drawn from the Bactrocera oleae isolate idBacOlea1 chromosome 5, idBacOlea1, whole genome shotgun sequence genome and encodes:
- the LOC106618372 gene encoding dynein axonemal intermediate chain 4, which gives rise to MSRKTFGEKKKSHISRVTYNFALSKEIENAMLWRQSLELRDNVRGRIIDVTPKLIDTDTRSTLRFRSIATYAEDLIKQMTKSSSVQSFNSRRISMSSVKAKSSTRLGLKLSLDEIIQAIGSSGSLHENHHYYHDYHEITFAKRELLPFIKVVLRKSPEFVLYNQNSFTAPKGSEEAEAVEYDNRIYDYLTIGKGKVRRRSDAETQTVGVLLKPRTVSTIAKKFSEKAAYVSFFEMFDTYQQLLQTTTVLGERHSLSPGVLDLIAKNPKFSYAAMVLERILASNCYHQGQRRYRNMNIPTKMDAYADYKYSLNLLYRLIQPKFQGGLDKRRKAIAALSFCHGNGDLIAVAYGFYSDASKVTVPNGNVCVWSMKNPQNPERIYNYPVPVSTVEFSPFLPFLIAIGLYDGTVQVRNITKPDYPPVAISQRSVLLSCEPVTAIQWIRQTQENAAEADPFLALTRDGKVAKFRIIPSPYLLGMRQMELLRIEGTPEGLQTKNIIMNEEKSLNSGRSASGLHLVMHPVQSDIYYILTDEGCIQKCSLNHTHNYLEMLKVHEGSVNHMDFSPWSPKLFLTCGNDWTIRIWLEGIFQPLITLCDRYMPVHCAMWSRTHSTVVIAVNRETIDIWDLRRNLLSPISTTNIDSSFHTLAKLSLCGRSLALGNERGNVLMCSFEHMPFESHNQYAELEKAIYNAIKLSPILMQDLKNIGYFGYKAEDPHSKSTYCKYK